The Cyprinus carpio isolate SPL01 chromosome B17, ASM1834038v1, whole genome shotgun sequence genome has a window encoding:
- the LOC109107471 gene encoding uncharacterized protein LOC109107471 — translation MQRTTQGSFDANTHFQNEPHQFPHPPASSFGSSVTAASQAKRMTFYKSGDAQFKGVKMAIHKRSFKCFDALLDDLSQKVPLPFGVRTITTPRGTHSIKHLEQLEDGGCYLCSDRRYVKPINMEAAGKRPAVWHHHSHPHNPRRKPSRPEEPPSGHQHHHRQPKRIVLVKNNDPTVRRAIILSRRTARSLRVFMDEISELMQCHVKKLYTLEGRKIDNIQSLMQCPSVLVCVGREPFRPLLMESLKKLSDEKLPGMSTRSHSSVCSEGHESKKNVNFGLRTKKSIIHPRSDSSNRSTRFSLSSEKSYQNGLCMTPGQSGCVSNCPYVKEVVVNDDIKKKVLVNKDGSLSVEMKVRFRLFNDETLQWSTEIKKSSVKVNDSGSVKDADYLKAKAEFSDPDSISASETEEAFATQLHQKHIEETLCQNCCNHCQEYDIWKNPMHKELGTCKSPSSSASSHKVVHKKSSVDSTRTISRSSGEYTEHVVEKASCFQQTMEEGDTRVEYCAISHCCNRGEVSSVGVMSKSKRSCEDDCESHTKTKYSHVEPKISPTPHCEVIKVMEERPVSAVSNSSKVLQSLREDQDDDYDDLPPSISRASHWSQSDHLESDAQPKCVHCCGYKSSPTSYLSPRPPSKESSSAVHSLKLKKYKTTFATTAEPDGMSMTSLISKVSSRSHPCQCGTITPSLVASGRQHGPEGGACNTNSRHSQAPCKSRVQANSPGSNALDALKICDKDAGNISLSATSGVKKRSGESGVCSCCGEHKRLNGNPEGSEAEKADSIVSKSNKSTASTSNAHENCELVNNMSEVEATREHSQSALSKNSNASSTSKISKKSTCSAHEMRSVGKSSKSEHNEAENVEERAKSATPVRSVGSDCIVSEREPTPALEMDKAEEKSQERAVSPMSACSNLSAASRKSHKSENAKMPRYCSPNDLEEVPSNLFNSQGDISESAATQSHTTTDNHCGQDTEFPQEVRSASAVSNKSNRSSEHPSHASEQTTKSVKSCCDLQEKATQNASSPDVQCKPETEVITEGRLCSPLSNCSKISVKSHASSKNSHAESKSKERVPSAVSVKTNTSKGSCRCRKSNHNVPETTVTSAPIDTTPNECATLEHESNRATSTMSQTSEKSNACSERSFKSTEKSIVSQEVENGKDVMSLNTLSVTSPLPRSKRSPSPGSTHNTEIKKTESRAPSGMSISSNVSSQSQRSSKCHCLNSINGHLRDESESLSGKSKQSAKSLINNIKSAGSQFDEPLSPTSTASVSLGLGEEHKGDDFDERSTSGMSHKGPEEAGYTLENVNGVDAEARPRTEMSMNSAISDESKKSHHKNCKAPVQALSPVSAESIMSAELKKSKSGSQLNENNIRVPSTLSLSSSRSKSPSRVSQGSAKNTAMKDRDCEAVNNTNHAEMNETSSKHDQSERTSEKAMPESDSSKTSEHSVKFKNGHSIKESDRSKCKRSKCSSQCLEINGLNIKYNADNDGALSSASDRRSMKNDASRPNSAGMSDISQNCVSLPHEIPNKNKASFKHPGSSSDSVLSRALSAADLLKEIVVNARPVSRGSKSVASSKNINKVENKSQKSSRTKHSKVNISSECNNKELMPSCLPNASPTEVVKDWLRNIPIDGHVYEMDIELTEDMTLTQGGEDTSQRDKIESPESIIEVEKPHDDQAGENPIQQETNDICVETELCDKRAQLEVSTIDPNPKALMKQDSLQKQHHSSVQVMKVLLGPKLDRSSSLPEVSPVYGRKLSQSAQGLLDCLANLRLIDSDSKKEKQHKYNEVMMILQSLWLQKPSEDEQKSLNTKEHPSIEDEFNPRSSSGVDVSSSSIGSVKGSMNGILEKIETVQGTIPPIAEQVGSLQDKDEEDQVKSTAQACEYLDPPKVPSDPVTPGIAERVQGSPVNTQLDDDQENCVLQEDDVESSENKNESDLTPQTTSCKSSGNESNTMKSQENTSSGTPPSVQRAPLTKRVSQDPDPIWVLSLLKKLEKQFMLHYADAMTEFKVRWDLDDNEMLDKMITELKEEVHKRIQSSINRELQKIQSRAGRGPRPPGNTLSRDSTVQTEQRRKRLRVMRNKSILSRSDENYTASGTEYSDQRSDDEYCPCDACMKKKMVSRAAQRAQALSLAPVMMEFDLRKILQMKKDPAQPTEPKTEEQHSTNLTFAVEKEEVVHEEVEEANDDTKDHKFEAADQEPDGVDNTVDEGRNAENIKDVDSVNSEIRDPNEEEANDKRDSGEEHVENEEGEDVKEEMVVNGKTDAEEKEEVEIVEDETKKDTEEDCEKKDSPKGDAASAENSDTAVEAEKEDEMRETGEEIESDDREAETETGKESTEVKPADDGGESNSNKDDTPIEGETSDETSNIEKNAEWNQDGSAKIDVNEGGTSDTGQDKDQPENSKEVKGDTENEMNKCSSVEEDFEKEESDKTVVDDCESTLAKQVTRTSVESQPGSMENCMKLKDLQSFMESVESQGDSVVVITKQPPYKEPHGNKKDMRNGLTEWQVSPKINNRASKQKKGQ, via the exons ATGCAGAGGACGACCCAAGGCTCCTTCGATGCCAATACCCATTTTCAGAATGAACCTCATCAGTTTCCTCATCCTCCAGCATCGTCCTTTGGCTCCAGCGTGACTGCGGCCAGCCAAGCCAAGAGAATGACCTTCTACAAGAGTGGTGACGCTCAGTTCAAAGGAGTTAAGATGGCCATCCATAAGCGCAGCTTCAAATGCTTTGATGCCTTATTGGATGACCTTTCCCAAAAGGTTCCTCTACCTTTTGGTGTGCGTACCATCACGACCCCCAGGGGGACCCACAGCATTAAACATTTAGAGCAGTTAGAAGACGGAGGCTGTTACCTGTGCTCTGACCGCCGCTACGTTAAGCCAATCAACATGGAAGCTGCAGGGAAGAGGCCGGCGGTCTGGCACCATCACAGTCACCCGCATAACCCTCGCCGCAAGCCCTCCCGACCCGAGGAGCCCCCCTCGGGACATCAGCACCACCATCGGCAACCCAAAAGGATTGTTCTGGTAAAAAACAACGACCCTACTGTTAGGCGAGCCATCATTCTGAGCAGACGAACCGCTCGGAGTCTTCGCGTCTTCATGGACGAGATTTCAGAACTCATGCAGTGTCATGTCAAGAAACTCTACACTCTGGAGGGACGTAAG ATTGACAATATTCAGAGTCTGATGCAGTGTCCTAGTGTGCTGGTCTGTGTGGGTCGAGAGCCCTTCAGGCCACTGCTCATGGAAAGCTTGAAGAAGCTCTCAGACGAAAAGCTTCCAGGAATGAGCACAAGGTCTCACTCAAGTGTCTGCAGTGAAGGCCATGAAAGCAAAAAGAATG TTAACTTTGGCCTGAGGACAAAGAAAAGTATTATCCATCCACGATCAGACTCCAGTAATAGATCTACAAGATTCTCTCTTTCTTCAGAAAAGTCCTATCAAAATGGATTATGCATGACACCAGGACAGTCTGGTTGTGTCAGCAACTGTCCGTATGTTAAGGAAGTTGTAGTGAATGATGACATTAAGAAAAAAGTGCTTGTTAACAAAGACGGCAGCCTTTCTGTGGAGATGAAAGTTCGCTTTCGGCTGTTCAACGACGAAACTCTTCAGTGGTCCACCGAGATCAAGAAGTCATCAGTGAAAGTGAACGACTCTGGCTCTGTGAAAGATGCAGATTATCTTAAAGCTAAAGCTGAGTTTTCAGACCCAGACTCCATATCTGCATCAGAGACTGAAGAAGCCTTTGCAACACAGCTGCATCAGAAGCATATCGAGGAAACGCTTTGTCAAAACTGTTGCAATCACTGCCAAGAGTACGACATCTGGAAAAACCCCATGCACAAAGAACTGGGGACCTGTAAATCACCTAGTTCCAGTGCATCATCTCACAAAGTTGTACACAAAAAGTCATCGGTGGATAGTACACGCACAATTTCTCGTTCCAGTGGCGAGTACACTGAGCATGTGGTGGAAAAGGCCTCATGCTTTCAGCAGACAATGGAGGAAGGAGACACTAGAGTAGAATACTGTGCAATAAGTCACTGCTGCAATCGAGGTGAAGTATCATCTGTTGGAGTCATGTCAAAGAGCAAGAGATCTTGTGAGGACGACTGTGAGAGTcacactaaaacaaaatattctcaTGTGGAACCTAAAATCTCTCCTACTCCACATTGTGAGGTCATTAAGGTCATGGAAGAGCGTCCGGTGTCTGCAGTCAGCAACTCATCCAAAGTGCTTCAGTCTTTGAGGGAAGATCAGGATGATGATTATGACGATCTGCCTCCAAGCATCTCAAGAGCATCACACTGGTCCCAAAGTGACCATCTTGAGAGTGATGCTCAACCCAAATGTGTTCATTGTTGTGGCTACAAGTCTTCACCAACATCTTATTTGTCCCCCAGACCTCCAAGTAAAGAATCAAGCAGTGCTGTTCACTCACTTAAGCTCAAAAAGTATAAAACCACTTTTGCAACAACAGCAGAGCCAGATGGGATGAGTATGACATCTCTGATTTCAAAAGTGTCCTCCAGATCACATCCTTGTCAGTGTGGTACCATAACCCCAAGTTTAGTTGCATCTGGTAGGCAGCATGGGCCTGAGGGAGGGGCTTGTAATACAAATTCCAGACATAGCCAAGCGCCTTGTAAATCTAGAGTCCAAGCAAACAGCCCTGGATCCAATGCATTAGATGCTCTGAAGATATGTGACAAAGATGCTGGAAACATATCTTTAAGTGCCACATCAGGTGTGAAGAAACGATCTGGTGAGTCTGGTGTATGTTCATGctgtggtgagcataaaagattgAATGGGAATCCAGAGGGGAGCGAAGCAGAGAAAGCTGATTCCATAGTGTCAAAGTCAAACAAATCTACTGCATCCACTTCAAATGCTCATGAAAACTGTGAACTAGTTAATAATATGTCAGAAGTGGAAGCCACTCGGGAGCACTCTCAGTCTGCACTGTCTAAAAATTCAAATGCCTCTTCTActtcaaaaatctcaaaaaaatccACCTGCTCTGCACATGAAATGCGTTCTGTTGGGAAATCATCCAAATCTGAACATAATGAAGCAGAAAATGTTGAAGAAAGAGCCAAAAGTGCCACACCAGTAAGGTCAGTCGGGTCAGACTGCATTGTTTCAGAGAGAGAGCCCACACCAGCCTTGGAAATGGATAAAGCTGAAGAAAAAAGCCAAGAAAGAGCTGTCAGCCCAATGTCAGCCTGTTCAAATTTATCAGCTGCATCGAGGAAATCCCACAAATCAGAGAATGCTAAAATGCCTAGATATTGTAGTCCAAATGATTTAGAGGAAGTGCCATCAAACTTATTTAATTCTCAGGGTGATATATCAGAAAGTGCTGCTACTCAGAGTCATACTACGACAGATAATCATTGTGGACAAGACACAGAGTTTCCTCAAGAAGTGAGATCAGCTAGTGCCGTGTCTAATAAATCAAACCGATCTTCTGAACATCCGTCACATGCATCAGAGCAAACAACTAAGTCTGTCAAATCTTGTTGCGACTTACAAGAAAAGGCCACTCAAAATGCCAGCAGTCCTGATGTTCAGTGTAAGCCGGAAACTGAGGTAATCACTGAAGGAAGACTATGCAGTCCACTGTCCAACTGCTCCAAAATATCTGTGAAGTCACATGCATCCTCAAAGAATTCACACGCAGAGTCTAAATCTAAGGAAAGAGTTCCTAGTGCAGTGTCTgttaaaacaaacacatctaaaGGATCTTGTAGGTGCCGCAAATCAAACCACAATGTTCCAGAAACCACAGTTACCTCAGCACCAATTGATACAACACCTAATGAATGTGCAACTCTAGAACATGAGTCAAATAGAGCCACCAGCACAATGTCTCAGACCTCAGAAAAGTCTAATGCCTGTTCTGAAAGATCTTTCAAATCCACTGAAAAGAGCATTGTATCTCAGGAAGTGGAGAATGGCAAAGACGTCATGTCTTTGAATACCTTATCTGTGACCTCTCCATTACCTAGGTCAAAGAGGTCCCCATCTCCTGGGTCAACCCACAACACTGAAATTAAGAAAACTGAGAGCAGAGCTCCAAGTGGGATGTCAATAAGCTCTAACGTATCCTCACAATCCCAAAGATCCAGTAAATGTCATTGCCTCAACTCCATAAATGGTCATTTGAGAGATGAATCTGAGAGCTTGTCAGGAAAATCAAAACAGTCAGCTAAATCtcttataaataacattaagtCTGCAGGCAGCCAGTTTGATGAACCTCTAAGTCCTACATCAACAGCATCCGTTTCTCTTGGACTAGGAGAAGAGCACAAGGGTGATGACTTTGATGAAAGATCAACCAGTGGCATGTCACACAAAGGACCAGAGGAAGCTGGATATACGTTAGAGAATGTAAATGGAGTGGATGCAGAGGCAAGGCCAAGGACAGAAATGTCTATGAACTCTGCAATTTCAGATGAATCCAAAAAGTCCCATCATAAGAACTGTAAGGCTCCTGTTCAAGCTCTCTCACCTGTCTCAGCTGAGAGCATCATGTCAGCAGAACTCAAGAAAAGCAAGTCGGGAAGCcagttaaatgaaaacaatatcagAGTGCCCTCCACTTTGTCACTGTCATCTTCACGAAGTAAGTCACCCTCGAGAGTTTCACAGGGAAGTGCTAAAAATACTGCTATGAAAGACAGAGACTGTGAAGCTGTCAACAACACCAACCATGCAGAAATGAATGAAACATCTTCAAAACATGACCAAAGTGAAAGAACCTCTGAAAAAGCTATGCCAGAAAGTGACTCTTCAAAAACATCTGAGCATTCGGTAAAGTTCAAAAATGGGCACAGTATTAAAGAGAGCGATAGATCTAAATGTAAAAGATCTAAATGTTCTTCCCAGTGTCTGGAAATAAATGgactgaatataaaatataatgcagaCAATGATGGTGCCTTGTCATCCGCATCAGACAGAAGATCTATGAAAAATGATGCATCCAGGCCAAATTCAGCAGGGATGTCTGATATTTCCCAAAATTGTGTAAGTCTACCACATGAGATCCCAAACAAGAATAAAGCATCATTCAAGCATCCTGGTTCCTCAAGTGACAGTGTTTTATCTCGGGCACTTTCAGCAGCAGATCTGTTGAAAGAGATTGTCGTCAATGCAAGACCAGTCAGCAGAGGATCAAAGTCAGTTGCCTCCAGCAAAAATATCAACAAGGTAgaaaataaaagccaaaaaaGCAGCAGGACCAAACACAGCAAAGTCAACATCTCATCGGAATGCAACAACAAGGAACTGATGCCGTCATGCTTACCGAACGCTTCCCCTACAGAAGTTGTGAAGGACTGGCTTAGGAACATTCCCATTGATGGCCATGTTTATGAAATGGATATTGAACTCACTGAAGATATGACCTTGACTCAAGGTGGTGAGGACACTTCTCAAAGAGACAAAATTGAGTCACCAGAAAGCATAATAGAGGTTGAGAAACCTCACGATGATCAAGCAGGTGAGAATCCTATTCAGCAGGAGACCAATGACATTTGTGTTGAGACAGAGTTGTGCGACAAAAGAGCACAATTGGAAGTAAGTACAATAGATCCCAACCCCAAAGCATTAATGAAACAAGACAGTTTGCAAAAGCAACATCATTCTTCGGTTCAGGTCATGAAGGTTTTACTGGGTCCAAAACTAGACAGATCCAGTAGTTTACCTGAGGTCTCCCCTGTATATGGCAGAAAATTAAGCCAGTCTGCTCAAGGGCTGTTGGACTGCCTTGCGAACTTACGATTGATTGACTCAGACTCTAAAAAGGAAAAGCAGCATAAATATAATGAAGTCATGATGATCCTACAGTCGCTCTGGCTCCAAAAGCCCTCTGAGGATGAGCAGAAAAGCCTGAACACAAAGGAACACCCCTCCATTGAAGATGAATTTAACCCACGGTCTTCATCTGGGGTTGATGTTAGCAGCAGCTCCATCGGCTCTGTTAAAGGTAGCATGAATGGCATATTAGAAAAAATAGAGACTGTACAAGGCACAATACCACCAATTGCCGAACAAGTGGGCTCACTGCAAGATAAAGATGAAGAAGATCAGGTAAAGTCTACAGCTCAAGCATGTGAATATTTAGATCCACCCAAAGTCCCCTCAGATCCAGTAACTCCAGGCATTGCAGAGAGAGTCCAGGGGAGTCCAGTAAATACACAACTGGATGATGACCAAGAAAATTGTGTATTGCAAGAAGATGATGTTGAAAGCAGTGAGAATAAGAATGAATCAGATCTAACGCCACAAACAACCTCTTGCAAGAGCTCTGGGAATGAGAGTAATACTATGAAATCTCAAGAAAATACAAGCTCAGGAACTCCACCGTCTGTTCAGAGAGCTCCACTTACTAAAAGAGTTTCACAAGACCCAGATCCCATTTGGGTTCTGAGCTTATTAAAAAAGCTTGAAAAGCAGTTCATGTTACATTATGCAGATGCCATGACGGAGTTCAAAGTGAGGTGGGATTTGGATGACAATGAGATGCTCGATAAGATGATAACTGAGCTGAAAGAGGAAGTACACAAAAGGATCCAATCAAGTATTAACCGAGAACTGCAAAAAATCCAAAGCCGGGCTGGCAGGGGTCCGAGACCTCCAGGAAATACTCTATCGAGAGACTCCACGGTCCAGACTGAGCAGCGACGCAAGCGTCTTCGGGTCATGCGCAATAAGTCCATCTTGTCAAGGAGTGATGAAAATTACACTGCATCAGGAACCGAATACAGTGATCAGCGCAGTGACGATGAATACTGTCCATGTGATGCATGCATGAAAAAGAAGATGGTGTCCAGAGCGGCCCAACGAGCTCAAGCTTTGAGTTTGGCTCCAGTTATGATGGAATTTGATCTGCGGAAAATTTTGCAAATGAAAAAGGATCCAGCCCAACCTACAGAACCAAAAACGGAAGAACAACACTCAACCAACTTGACTTTTGCAGTTGAGAAAGAAGAAGTGGTTCATGAAGAGGTAGAGGAAGCGAATGATGATACTAAAGACCATAAATTTGAGGCGGCAGATCAAGAGCCAGATGGTGTTGACAATACAGTAGATGAAGGCAGAAATGCAGAAAACATCAAGGATGTAGACTCTGTAAACTCTGAGATAAGAGATCCAAATGAAGAGGAAGCGAATGACAAAAGAGATTCTGGTGAAGAACATGTGGAAAATGAAGAAGGTGAGGATGTAAAAGAAGAAATGGTGGTAAATGGTAAGACAGATGCTGAGGAGAAAGAGGAAGTAGAGATTGTTGAGGATGAGACTAAAAAAGATACAGAAGAGGACTGTGAGAAAAAAGACAGTCCCAAGGGAGATGCAGCAAGTGCAGAAAATAGTGATACGGCTGTGGAGGCGGAAAAAGAGGATGAGATGAGAGAAACTGGTGAGGAAATCGAATCGGATGACAGGGAAGCAGAAACTGAGACTGGCAAAGAGAGTACAGAAGTCAAGCCTGCAGACGATGGAGGTGAATCTAATTCAAATAAAGATGATACACCTATTGAAGGTGAAACATCAGATGAAACATCCAACATTGAGAAAAATGCTGAATGGAATCAGGATGGATCTGCTAAGATTGATGTCAATGAAGGTGGGACATCAGACACAGGACAGGACAAGGACCAGCCTGAAAACTCCAAGGAGGTCAAAGGAGACACAGAAAATGAGATGAACAAATGTAGCTCTGTTGAGGAAGATTTTGAGAAAGAAGAATCTGATAAAACTGTTGTTGATGACTGTGAGAGCACACTAGCGAAACAGGTAACGAGAACGTCAGTGGAGTCTCAACCAGGATCCATGGAGAACTGCATGAAACTGAAAGATCTTCAGAGTTTCATGGAGAGTGTTGAAAGTCAAGGAGACAGTGTGGTTGTGATTACTAAACAACCACCGTACAAAGAGCCACATGGAAACAAAAAGGACATGCGCAATGGCTTGACTGAATGGCAGGTATCTCCTAAAATAAACAACAGGGCCAGTAAACAAAAGAAAGGACAATGA
- the LOC109107470 gene encoding tyrosine-protein kinase SRK2-like, giving the protein MGNSACTCKRCCPCCPPKKEERPLSRKRVFRSIYDYPSRTIWDLDLKKGDILEVTGENEHWLYVRRRTAKANGSKDFVEEKGYVPKDFIKPLDSVEAEPWYFESVKTRIEAKRCLLRPENKEGAFLIWKCEENNQYYLSVRNGLHARHYKVKQGENDKHFFLVHNKTFQTLHELIEFYSKNEGRLCAKLHEPCVKLDQPAPLTLSFETKWEVDRSSLTKIKKLGSGEFAEVWQGLWNNTTEVAIKEFRDVNYSNIKTEIDIMKELHHERLLKLYAVCTSSQPMCLVTELMKNGSLKKFLISHKEKQDLEFSLMMDFAVQITEGMMYIENKIVHRDLRAENILLTDMQCCKIADFGLAEINLAGSHRISSDIRVPVKWMAPEIFDNQAYTSKSDVWSFGILLTEIVTYGDDPYPGMDKMTCVRSIQRGERMERPAGCPEALYDIMLLCWRSNPEERPTFTELRGKLMALINEPDSELE; this is encoded by the exons ATGGGAAATTCTGCGTGCACCTGTAAACGTTGCTGTCCGTGTTGCCCACCGAAGAAAGAAGAGCGGCCCCTCAGCCGCAAAAGAGTCTTCAGGTCGATCTACGACTATCCCTCACGCACAATATGGGATCTAGATCTGAAGAAAGGAGATATTCTGGAGGTGACAGGCGAGAATGAGCACTGGCTGTATGTGAGGAGACGCACAGCTAAGGCTAACGGATCTAAAGACTTTGTGGAGGAAAAGGGATATGTGCCTAAAGACTTCATCAAACCGCTGGATAGCGTAGAGGCCGAGCC ATGGTATTTTGAGAGTGTTAAAACACGTATAGAGGCCAAGAGATGTCTGCTGAGACCAGAGAACAAAGAGGGTGCGTTTCTCATCTGGAAGTGTGAGGAGAATAATCAATATTACTTATCAG TGAGGAACGGCCTTCATGCACGGCATTACAAGGTCAAGCAGGGAGAAAATGACAAGCACTTCTTCCTTGTTCATAACAAAACCTTTCAGACCTTGCATGAGCTGATAGAGTTTTACTCTAAAAATGAGGGCAGACTCTGCGCAAAGCTTCACGAACCCTGTGTGAAG CTGGACCAGCCAGCTCCTCTGACTCTGTCATTTGAAACCAAATGGGAGGTAGACAGAAGCTCACTTACCAAAATAAAGAAGCTGGGCAGCGGGGAGTTTGCGGAGGTCTGGCAGGGGCTCTGGAACAACACCACAGAGGTGGCCATCAAAGAGTTCAGAG ATGTCAActattcaaatatcaaaacaGAGATTGATATCATGAAAGAGCTGCATCACGAGCGTTTGCTGAAGCTCTATGCTGTGTGTACCAGTAGTCAACCCATGTGTTTAGTCACAGAGCTCATGAAAAATGGCAGTTTGAAGAAATTTCTCATca gcCACAAGGAGAAGCAAGACCTGGAGTTTTCACTCATGATGGATTTTGCTGTGCAG attacagAAGGAATGATGTACATTGAGAATAAAATAGTTCACCGCGATCTGAGAGCCGAGAACATTCTGCTTACCGACATGCAATGCTGCAAAATAGCTGATTTTGGACTCGCTGAAATTAATCTCGCTGGAAGCCACAGAATTTCATCAG ATATAAGGGTCCCAGTGAAATGGATGGCCCCTGAGATTTTTGACAACCAGGCTTACACAAGCAAGAGCGATGTCTGGTCTTTCGGCATCCTTTTAACTGAAATCGTGACATATGGAGATGACCCATACCCTG GTATGGACAAAATGACATGCGTTCGGTCCATTCAGAGAGGAGAGCGGATGGAGAGACCGGCTGGCTGTCCTGAAGCGCTCTATGACATTATGCTGCTCTGCTGGAGGTCAAACCCTGAGGAGAGACCAACATTTACGGAGCTACGGGGAAAGCTGATGGCTCTCATAAATGAACCTGATTCTGAACTGGAGTAG
- the LOC109107469 gene encoding glucokinase regulatory protein-like isoform X1 → MNMDHMKSCHKLSLPIMEKCNPISRDIDRVNGKQMVQILRRCDAEIFEKKINHDPFDQTSFNEMLNAPKQKAIYSYITAGGDRVLLTSQEAPEDDPALRARTLHKAEAISGSSRMKGGNATKIILKTILLAGREAAFRGKITTPDSSKSAPKVCVKEFY, encoded by the exons CCTATTATGGAGAAATGCAACCCCATCAGCAGAGATATTGATAGAGTGAATGGCAAACAGATGGTGCAAATACTGAGAAGATGTGACGCCGAGAtttttgagaagaaaataaatcatGATCCATTTGATCAG ACATCCTTTAATGAGATGTTGAATGCCCCAAAACAGAAGGCGATCTATTCGTACATCACAGCGGGAGGTGACAG GGTCCTGCTGACATCACAGGAGGCTCCAGAGGACGACCCGGCGCTGAGAGCTCGCACGCTGCACAAG GCTGAGGCCATCAGCGGATCGTCCCGGATGAAAGGAGGCAATGCAACTAAAATCATTCTGAAAACTATTCTTCTGGCAGGACGTGAAGCTGCATTTAGAGGAAAGATAACAACACCTGA CAGTTCAAAAAGTGCTCCGaaagtgtgtgtgaaagagttcTACTGA